A single window of Hippocampus zosterae strain Florida chromosome 15, ASM2543408v3, whole genome shotgun sequence DNA harbors:
- the zgc:66427 gene encoding E3 ubiquitin-protein ligase ZNRF2 — MGTRASRLQEDPVPSTLGKDGTAKRDSYRRPRCARPTSLMVDFSGSFEDTEVNRSRSEEGSDSDLGQHGASADGSPADHHGIPATMSQASPVDDNHSEGKAEEDCNTSPESSANADHQPGDETGRTPHRTFSERLPGNRHAGGRSVSARSARVRGTHQRPVSEAWIGLYRVNNRHGNIRCPFCSKPFPGGRIEDHLLSCLTSPPLPYNTDVLSKDSGECSICLEDLVQGETIARLACLCVYHKSCIDAWAKVKPCCPEHPSD; from the exons ATGGGCACGAGAGCGAGCCGTCTCCAGGAAGACCCGGTGCCGTCCACTCTCGGGAAGGACGGCACCGCCAAGCGGGATTCATACCGGCGGCCTCGCTGTGCCAGACCCACCAGCCTAATGGTGGATTTCTCGGGCAGCTTCGAGGACACCGAAGTCAATCGGAGCCGCTCGGAGGAGGGCAGCGACTCCGACCTGGGCCAGCATGGCGCGAGCGCCGACGGCAGTCCGGCCGACCACCACGGCATCCCGGCTACCATGAGTCAGGCGTCCCCGGTGGACGACAACCACAGCGAGGGCAAGGCGGAGGAGGACTGCAACACAAGCCCCGAGTCTTCCGCCAACGCGGACCACCAGCCCGGGGACGAAACAGGCCGCACGCCCCATCGTACTTTTTCGGAGCGGCTGCCCGGAAATCGACACGCCGGAGGGCGCAGCGTCAGTGCCAGGTCGGCCCGGGTTCGGGGTACCCACCAGCGGCCGGTGTCCGAGGCTTGGATCGGCCTGTACCGTGTCAACAATCGCCACGGCA atATCCGCTGTCCTTTCTGCTCCAAGCCATTCCCGGGCGGTCGCATCGAAGATCACCTGTTGAGCTGCCTCACGTCTCCGCCGCTTCCCTACAACA CGGATGTGCTGAGCAAAGATAGCGGCGAGTGTTCCATCTGTCTGGAGGATCTGGTGCAGGGCGAGACTATTGCCAGGCTGGCGTGCCTCTGCGTCTACCACAAGAG CTGCATCGACGCGTGGGCCAAGGTGAAGCCCTGCTGCCCTGAGCATCCTTCAGACTGA
- the tep1 gene encoding telomerase protein component 1: MRALDLQTNMACSMSGRSLSSNYVPPCLENKLLTQAFSSLPSTSLQPSGLTSTSSSLLLTSSSSISSPLLSTQNPLLNSSCLVSIAPSTTNPLLATSLAGSDLLSQFSQLPSFLSWEGHQKRDDVGREDISEAQPCSFEETSVVYSDEDDQMLLEDEEESEEEMVAPKVIEMHVPEQQKKEQTVACRREEYAEVVRNKQQIEEEIKDKKYLLLNAVCCSLVRKSATPGQKDWDSQESVWTKITSLVKDIAVFDPQFVLKVALYTRQELNIRITANFLLALAANHPSTKCHVRRYFCATVQLPSDWLEIVRIYSTCFSRSLPMCLKKAMADKFKQFSEYQLAKYNTRKHRCKHNRNRLASKKPSDEDLKKWGNLLRSDATILKKYLQVDAKKTVDKKQNEFNMKKMIKKLHIKEPAEHVMAILGRKYPADQKAFTFSGLKGDWERERAGQRMKLKDAETWERLLSQEGNKAATWEKLIDNKSLPFMAMLRNLRNMIRQGISMTHHQKILSRLANKKAVLQSRQFPFRFLSAYKVIMELRSLSLPQTSSNTEILKSILKKVPKSKRFSRLDWETAGRKRLRVALGVPFVYRIYRMKKDQLAKANLGEKVVSLLDRYRKALETAVQISCRYNIPPLPGCTIILININMDERRPWGKNLDFCLPPESEHEDEEEEEEEEEEDDDRKKKKKKNKEDKLSPLMLEVTVLLSLMIANSCEDARILLVDYCHYEEAQLKSDILLDNVRSVMQQIKAMKNKSGDDQLLLSVYIHRILQKNKVENIITLTESYIQNDLEWAIKSYRKETGNKCLYIQLAMSDSVSHNKSSDRNQVFLQGFSEQILRFVAERGSSRLLDHVEHLDKVYNVPPAAEAKDPDTNMSLVSIPSSPKSRWRSMRVFISSTFRDMHAERDVLVRSVFPELRRRAAPHCIHLQEVELRWGVTEEESGRAATLCLAEVDRSHMMVAILGQRYGLVPDPPALPDLPQYEWLRLESEGLSVTDMEIRHFQELYGDAARQRMLCYFRNPDVIKTVPVAWKSHFAAESKEAESKMARLKRWIHVKKLKVTDNYQCEWGGVVEGKPCLKNLEEFSKAVLEDLWETVKQFVNEDKEADAASEILEQEVHQEALQKQFLSRAKLLSAAVEMVEQAQVNGGAMVVEGAPGQGKTVFMAALAEALRSGSKSRKNLACDVISYSTAASQSSCSVVNLLRCLVRCLRQLTEEEVPLPISYKDLLSEFHATLKDLKRSKPLVLLVDGVDLVRDDWDQLSSGWIPQQLAQGVCLVTSVASTSPLLQTLSKKKSTLLFTLPLLTMMERKEIVQKELEGFGKKLSDAAFNNQLQTLIMKKGAECPLYLHMACEDLRNFATFDKLNESLQAFPQSVHLLVQYCLKRLCSDHRGMLGLHWALGALTVSTAGLRERDLYSLLNTCSALCSLKGQVTLQEVLLLCRSPKERIPMVAFTRIVHSLRSLVNPTQRHDADDRLAMSNPEVRRAFEGVLLPSEDHRRRAHLVLAGHLWMLADAHGTDTFLHGEVDAVQQLSTSLIQSDELEALRLLLSSYNFLYANVRNNLLHHLLDTYNEHDKKSSLLTSNQRAAMDDCRAFLQRHAAVLSRWPALFVQQALNEPPEAPAHAWAQGLLGSGSARAVEWLNNDHQTFTENSQVVSTFLSEPTCLAVDPDGEMVVGTGQGTLHFINANTGQEVKSLVSSCDGISSCVVLKNGCIATTSFDGQIEIWDAAKGCRTSLIKGHANVITSSDITTDRKHLATASLDFTLKVWSSAKGHEVAVLASDSPLNCVTFDHEDRLLAAGRWDGKIVVWKWLQDNTQVWLCGHSRSVRSLSFSPSSSSMLCSGSVSGEVRVWSVETSTCVGCFQAHAGAADTLAFLDQGRLLLTAGSDHMLQLWSGGLGRCVGTIKHQRGEQEPPHKKSKSDTSTETRVLCAAVNGDYVAVGYSGDGFKLFRLSSGEMIWDSGLFQLSVLSLLWVCADPSSTDTWPLLISAGHDKRVRLWQRELGEDGELADMQMTGMFGMQSGIIRAMAHNGTYLATASDDCTIFLWQLSECNSEPLAGLLKGHSGGVTCLAFSPDGGQLLSGGRDKALVVWDMSVIQSPVFKVLPAFHRDWITGCVWTPDCVISSSNDGRLCLWDVEAAQSLREITWTSPLTSVSCLGPYVTAGCAEGNLHVWKWETSVNICHIPAHEGMIHACFVVTDANKEKNPEDLTVLTAAQDGIVRLWKPLQVEHFSTFQGHSGAICSVAHKGSNPDFLTVSKDCSLRSWMWETERTPRLRGAVSALCFSGLDCHILLTGYESGVLEVWQRGRVVGCMQASDSKVVAICSMPNGHFAVSYVGCWVDVWKLVWNQERSAVSIVKVTSHQVTEQVTHLAYCTILIAVASSGSIFDVTRNMDKNNQWQMMVYSWNYQVGVLGLIPNDEKSMWLVGESDGKVQVGFIFAMGPRNSINSSFSSMTLESRTSEEEEEVVEEKAESDLITALTIDKEFVVCGDLAGKMWFNEPPQISTWSSRKPAHHDKISVLRLTRSLIISASFDCTVKLWERSTKKQVGMFVCSGPVVLLEVNPENPSEFVCGDTLGKVYFLSWRE; the protein is encoded by the exons ATGAGAGCGCTGGATTTGCAAACAAACATGGCCTGTTCCATGAGCGGGCGTAGCTTGTCCTCCAACTACGTTCCGCCCTGCCTGGAGAACAAGCTCCTGACGCAAGCATTCTCCTCATTGCCAAGCACCTCCCTGCAGCCCTCCGGCCTGACCTCTACTTCCTCTAGCCTCCTTCTCACCTCCTCATCCTCTATCTCTTCACCGCTCCTCAGCACCCAAAACCCCCTTCTGAACTCTTCCTGTCTTGTCTCTATCGCTCCATCCACCACCAACCCTCTCCTCGCCACCTCCTTAGCCGGCAGCGATCTCCTCTCTCAGTTTTCCCAGCTGCCTTCTTTCCTTTCATGGGAAGGACACCAGAAAAGGGATGATGTAGGCAGAGAGGACATATCAGAAGCACAGCCTTGCTCTTTTGAGGAAACGAGCGTG GTGTATTCCGATGAAGATGACCAAATGTTGCtcgaggatgaagaagaaagtGAGGAGGAAATGGTTGCACCGAAAGTCATAGAGATGCACGTACCGGAACagcaaaaaaaggaacaaacagTGGCCTGCAGACGGGAGGAATACGCAGAGGTCGTCCGCAACAAACAGCAGATTGAAGAGGAGATCAAGGATAAGAAG TATCTCCTGCTGAATGCTGTGTGCTGCTCCCTGGTCCGCAAGAGCGCTACCCCGGGTCAGAAGGACTGGGACTCCCAGGAGAGTGTGTGGACCAAAATCACTAGTCTGGTGAAGGACATTGCCGTATTCGATCCTCAGTTTGTTCTCAAG GTGGCGCTGTATACAAGGCAAGAGTTGAACATCCGCATCACTGCCAACTTCCTTTTGGCCCTAGCTGCCAATCACCCGTCTACCAAGTGCCACGTGCGCCGCTACTTCTGCGCCACTGTCCAGCTGCCATCCGACTGGCTGGAAATTGTGCGCATCTACAGCACG TGCTTCAGCCGCTCGCTACCAATGTGCTTGAAAAAGGCCATGGCGGACAAGTTCAAGCAGTTTAGTGAGTATCAGCTGGCCAAGTACAACACGCGCAAGCACCGCTGTAAGCACAACCGCAACAGGCTCGCAAGCAAG AAACCAAGCGATGAAGATCTGAAAAAGTGGGGCAACTTGCTCCGATCCGACGCGACAATCCTGAAGAAATAT CTGCAAGTGGACGCCAAAAAGACTGtggacaaaaagcaaaatgaattCAACATGAAGAAAATGATCAAGAAGCTCCACATTAAAGAACCTGCCGAGCATGTCATGGCCATCCTGGGCAGAAA GTATCCTGCAGATCAGAAGGCGTTCACTTTCAGCGGTCTGAAGGGGGACTGGGAACGAGAAAGGGCGGGTCAAAGGATGAAGCTCAAGGATGCAGAGACGTGGGAGCGTCTGCTCAGTCAGGAAGGCAACAAGGCCGCCACCTGGGAGAAACTTATTG ACAATAAGTCGCTGCCCTTCATGGCCATGTTGAGGAACCTGAGAAACATGATCAGGCAGGGCATCAGTATGACACATCACCAGAAGATCCTCAGCAGACTCGCCAATAAA AAAGCAGTCCTTCAGAGCCGACAGTTCCCTTTCCGCTTCCTGTCTGCCTATAAAGTCATCATGGAGCTTCGCAGTCTGT CGTTGCCGCAAACGTCCTCCAACACCGAGATCCTGAAGAGCATCCTCAAAAAGGTCCCTAAGAGCAAACGTTTCAGCCGCCTGGACTGGGAGACGGCCGGCAGAAAGCGTCTGCGAGTGGCGCTCGGCGTGCCCTTTGTCTACCGCATTTACCGCATGAAGAAGGATCAGCTCGCAAAGGCCAA CCTGGGGGAGAAAGTTGTCAGCCTGCTGGACCGTTACCGGAAAGCCCTGGAGACGGCAGTGCAGATCTCGTGTCGCTACAACATCCCACCCCTGCCGGGATGCACAATCATCTTGATCAACATCAACATGGACGAAAGACGGCCCTGGGGCAAAAACCTTGACTTCTGCCTTCCACCTGAGTCGGAGCacgaggatgaagaagaagaagaagaagaagaggaagaggatgatgacaggaagaagaagaagaaaaagaataaaGAGGACAAGCTCTCCCCTTTG atgcTGGAGGTTACCGTTCTGCTTTCACTGATGATCGCCAACAGTTGTGAGGATGCCCGCATCTTATTAGTGGATTATTGTCATTACGAAGAGGCGCAGCTGAAGTCTGACATTCTTTTGGATAACGTGCGAAGTGTGATGCAGCAAATCAAG GCAATGAAAAACAAGTCTGGGGACGACCAGCTCCTATTGAGCGTTTACATCCACCGGATCCTCCAGAAAAACAAG GTGGAAAACATCATTACGCTGACTGAGAGTTACATTCAAAATGATCTGGAGTGGGCTATCAAGAGCTACAGGAAGGAAACCGGCAACAAATGCCTCTACATTCAACTCGCCATGTCGGATAG CGTGTCCCACAACAAATCCTCTGACAGGAACCAAGTCTTTCTGCAGGGCTTCAGCGAACAAATTCTGAG GTTTGTGGCTGAGCGAGGCTCATCCAGGCTGCTGGACCACGTGGAGCATCTGGACAAAGTGTACAATGTCCCACCAGCGGCAGAAGCAAAAGATCCTGACACCAATATGAGCCTGGTGTCCATTCCAAGCTCCCCGAAGTCGAG GTGGCGCAGCATGCGCGTCTTTATCTCGTCCACCTTTCGCGACATGCACGCGGAGCGCGACGTCCTGGTGCGCAGCGTCTTCCCAGAACTTCGCCGCCGTGCTGCGCCACACTGCATCCACCTACAAGAGGTGGAGCTGCGCTGGGGCGTGACGGAGGAGGAGTCGGGACGAGCCGCCACGCTGTGCCTGGCGGAAGTGGATCGCAGTCATATGATGGTGGCAATTCTGGGTCAGAGGTATGGCCTTGTGCCGGACCCACCTGCTCTACCGGATCTGCCGCAGTACGAATGG CTCAGATTGGAATCCGAAGGCCTGTCAGTCACAGACATGGAGATCCGTCACTTTCAGGAACTCTATGGCGATGCAGCAAGACAGCGGATGTTGTGCTACTTCCGAAATCCGGACGTCATCAA AACAGTACCTGTGGCTTGGAAGTCCCACTTTGCTGCTGAATCAAAGGAGGCAGAGTCCAAAATGGCGCGTCTGAAGCGATGGATCCATGTCAAAAAACTGAAGGTCACCGACAA TTATCAGTGTGAGTGGGGGGGTGTCGTGGAGGGCAAACCTTGCTTGAAGAACCTGGAGGAATTTTCCAAAGCAGTGCTCGAGGACCTTTGGGAGACTGTTAAGCAGTTTGTGAAC GAGGACAAAGAGGCCGACGCAGCATCCGAAATTTTAGAGCAAGAAGTTCACCAGGAAGCGCTGCAGAAGCAGTTCCTCAGCCGGGCCAAGCTGCTGTCGGCCGCTGTGGAGATGGTGGAGCAGGCGCAGGTCAATGGAGGGGCCATGGTGGTGGAGGGAGCGCCAGGGCAGGGCAAGACTGTCTTCATG GCTGCTCTAGCCGAGGCCCTCAGAAGCGGCTCCAAGTCCAGGAAAAACCTGGCCTGTGATGTTATCTCCTACTCAACAGCCGCCAGCCAATCCTCTTGCTCTGTGGTGAACCTCCTGCGATGTCTCGTCCGCTGCTTGAGGCAGCTGACAGAGGAGGAAGTGCCTCTTCCCATCTCCTACAA GGATTTGCTGTCAGAGTTTCATGCAACTTTGAAGGACTTGAAAAGGAGCAAGCCTCTTGTGCTGCTGGTGGACGGGGTGGATCTTGTGCGTGATGACTGGGATCAGCTCAGCTCTGGTTGGATACCACAGCAGCTTGCACAG GGCGTTTGTTTGGTGACAAGTGTCGCGTCCACCTCGCCGTTGTTGCAAACACTTTCCAAAAAGAAGTCCACTCTGCTCTTCACCCTGCCGCTGCTTACCATGATGGAGCGAAAGGAAATTGTTCAGAAGGAACTGGAAGGCTTCGGGAAGAAACTCAGTGACGCCGCCTTCAACAACCAG CTGCAGACGCTGATCATGAAGAAAGGTGCAGAGTGTCCTCTCTACCTGCACATGGCCTGTGAAGACCTGAGGAACTTTGCTACCTTTGACAAG CTGAACGAGAGCCTGCAGGCTTTTCCTCAGTCTGTCCATCTGCTGGTCCAGTACTGCCTCAAGAGACTCTGCTCGGACCACAGAGGCATGCTGGGACTCCACTGGGCTCTCGGGGCCCTCACTGTCAGCACCGCTG GCCTGAGGGAGCGTGACTTGTACTCGCTATTGAACACTTGCAGCGCCCTGTGCTCACTCAAAGGACAAGTCACATTGCAGGAGGTGCTGCTGCTGTGCAGGAGCCCCAAAGAACGCATTCCCATGGTGGCCTTTACACGCATTGTGCATAGCTTGCGAAG TCTGGTTAATCCAACTCAGCGCCACGATGCGGATGACAGATTAGCTATGTCCAACCCGGAAGTGAGGCGGGCCTTTGAAGGCGTCCTCCTGCCATCTGAAGACCACAGAAGAAGAGCTCACCTCGTGTTGGCgg GTCACCTATGGATGCTTGCCGACGCTCATGGTACCGATACTTTTCTTCACGGAGAGGTGGACGCTGTCCAGCAGCTCAGTACTAGTCTG ATACAAAGTGATGAGCTGGAGGCACTGCGTTTGCTACTCTCCAGCTACAACTTCCTATATGCTAATGTGCGTAACAATCTGCTGCATCACCTGCTGGACACCTACAATGAACACG ATAAGAAGTCATCCCTGTTGACCAGCAACCAGCGGGCTGCCATGGACGACTGCCGAGCTTTCCTGCAGCGCCACGCCGCCGTGCTCTCCCGCTGGCCGGCGCTCTTCGTCCAACAGGCCCTCAACGAACCACCCGAGGCCCCCGCTCACGCCTGGGCCCAAGGCCTGCTGGGTAGTGGGAGCGCACGGGCAGTTGAGTGGCTCAACAATGACCATCAAACCTTTACAGAAAACAG CCAGGTAGTGTCCACCTTCTTGTCTGAGCCTACCTGCTTGGCAGTGGACCCTGACGGAGAGATGGTGGTCGGGACTGGGCAGGGAACTTTGCATTTCATCAATGCAAACACAGGACAG GAAGTGAAGTCGTTGGTCAGCAGCTGCGACGGCATCTCCAGCTGCGTCGTCCTCAAGAATGGATGCATAGCCACGACCTCCTTTGACGGCCAAATTGAGATCTGGGATGCCGCCAAAGGGTGCCG GACGTCCCTCATTAAGGGCCACGCTAACGTGATAACGTCCAGCGACATCACCACCGATAGGAAGCACCTGGCTACAGCATCGCTGGATTTCACGCTGAAA GTGTGGTCTTCGGCCAAAGGTCACGAGGTGGCAGTTCTGGCCAGCGACAGCCCTCTGAACTGCGTCACCTTTGACCACGAGGATCGCCTGCTGGCTGCCGGCCGCTGGGACGGGAAGATCGTGGTGTGGAAGTGGCTCCAAGATAACACCCAAGTG TGGTTGTGCGGTCACAGCCGCTCAGTGCGCAGCCTCTCCTTCTCGCCATCGTCGTCGTCCATGTTGTGCTCGGGCTCTGTGtccggggaagtgcgtgtgtggTCTGTGGAGACCTCCACCTGCGTGGGATGCTTCCAGGCACATGCCGGTGCCGCTGACACTCTCGCCTTTCTAGACCAGGGCCGATTGCTGCTGACCGCAGGCTCTGATCACATG CTCCAGCTGTGGTCAGGTGGACTTGGGCGCTGTGTCGGTACTATAAAGCATCAACGG GGCGAGCAGGAGCCTCCTCACAAGAAGAGCAAGTCCGACACCTCAACGGAGACCCGTGTGCTCTGTGCCGCTGTCAACGGGGACTATGTCGCCGTGGGTTACAGTGGCGACGGCTTCAAGCTCTTCCGCCTCAGCTCGG GTGAGATGATTTGGGATTCTGGCCTTTTCCAACTGAGTGTATTGTCCCTGCTGTGGGTTTGTGCGGATCCCTCATCCACCGACACATGGCCACTGCTTATATCCGCGGGGCACGACAAGCGGGTGCGGCTGTGGCAGAGGGAACTTGGGGAGGATGGAGAGTTGGCGGACATGCAGATGACGGGCATGTTCGGCATGCAGTCTGGCATTATCCGCGCCATGGCGCACAACGGCACTTACTTGGCCACCGCTTCGG ATGACTGCACTATATTCCTGTGGCAGCTGAGCGAGTGCAATTCAGAGCCCCTTGCTGGCCTGCTCAAAGGCCACAGCGGTGGGGTCACCTGTCTGGCGTTCAGTCCCGATGGTGGACAGCTGCTCTCCGGTGGAAGAGACAAA gctcTGGTGGTGTGGGACATGAGCGTGATCCAATCTCCTGTATTCAAAGTGCTCCCGGCCTTCCACAGAGATTGGATCACTGGTTGTGTTTGGACTCCAGACTGTGTT ATAAGTTCATCAAATGATGGCAGACTTTGCTTATGGGACGTGGAGGCCGCTCAAAGCCTGCGAGAGATCACCTGGACGAGTCCTCTCACGTCCGTCTCCTGCCTG GGCCCGTACGTAACGGCCGGATGCGCTGAAGGCAACTTGCACGTGTGGAAGTGGGAGACCAGCGTCAACATCTGCCACATTCCCGCCCACGAAGGAATGATCCACGCCTGCTTTGTCGTCACTGATGCCA ACAAAGAAAAGAATCCGGAAGATCTCACTGTTCTCACCGCTGCCCAAGATGGAATCGTGCGGCTCTGGAAGCCCTTGCAg GTGGAACACTTCAGCACCTTCCAAGGTCACAGCGGCGCCATTTGCAGTGTCGCTCACAAGGGTAGCAACCCAGACTTCCTCACTGTGTCTAAAGATTGCTCCTTGCGAAGCTGGATGTGGGAAACTG AGCGGACCCCTCGCCTGCGAGGTGCCGTCTCTGCTCTCTGCTTCTCTGGCTTGGACTGCCATATACTCCTCACTGGCTACGAGTCTGGCGTGCTGGAGGTGTGGCAGCGTGGTCGAGTGGTCGGATGCATGCAG GCTTCAGATAGCAAGGTTGTGGCCATCTGTTCCATGCCTAACGGCCACTTTGCTGTTAGCTACGTAGGCTGTTGGGTGGATGTCTGGAAGCTCGTGTGGAATCAGGAGCGCAGCGCAGTAag CATAGTCAAGGTGACGTCGCACCAGGTGACGGAGCAAGTGACACACCTAGCGTACTGCACCATTCTCATCGCCGTGGCCAGCAGCGGATCAATTTTTGACGTCACCCGCAACATGGACAAAAACAATCAGTGGCAAATGATGGTCTACAG CTGGAACTACCAAGTGGGAGTTTTGGGACTCATCCCAAACGACGAGAAAAGCATGTGGCTGGTGGGCGAGTCAGACGGGAAAGTCCAAGTTGGCTTCATT TTCGCTATGGGCCCACGGAACAGCATCAATTCATCTTTCAGCTCCATGACCCTGGAGTCAAGAActtctgaggaggaggaggaggtggtggaggagaaGGCAGAGAGTGACTTGATAACGGCCCTGACCATAGACAAAG AATTTGTGGTGTGTGGCGATCTggcggggaaaatgtggttCAACGAGCCCCCACAAATCTCCACATGGAGCAGCAGGAAGCCT GCCCACCATGACAAGATCAGTGTGCTAAGGCTCACCCGCAGCCTCATCATCTCGGCCTCCTTcgactgcactgtgaagctgtgGGAAAGAAGTACCAAGAAACAA GTGGGAATGTTTGTGTGCAGTGGCCCCGTGGTCTTGCTGGAGGTGAACCCAGAGAACCCATCAGAGTTTGTGTGCGGTGACACGCTGGGAAAAGTTTACTTCCTCTCCTGGAGGGAATAG